From one Luteolibacter sp. SL250 genomic stretch:
- a CDS encoding serine/threonine protein kinase, whose protein sequence is MQERYQIRGKLGQGGLGSVYRGYDTRMNREVAIKRISADGDPGLQKEATQQLQKEAGSLASLQHPNIVTVYDVDQDADGPYVVMELISGKTLDELVESAPLTFEDFKELAKQTQEGLIAAQELELVHRDIKPGNLMLNWLPSGKFQVKIVDFGLAKLMPAPTRQEIDQNDSVMGSIFFMAPEQFERAPLDRRVDMYAMGCVYYHALTGEYPFNGETGMEVMTAHLHHTVVPLSELRPDLPTWLCDWVMWQMNRLSDDRPPDARRSLHVFLQNESAPPPPPPKEKPPGPQAPSVKRPGAPAAKQIPTGPIQNTAPAAKTQSAPRTLTPPEGFKPSVHTSSVFVGDTLVPAPDPTVPPRPTTSMVQAKAASAAPTARMATPTAPTARLASPAKATPTAPTARLATPAKVTPTAPTVRGGSVQQAAPAAPTVRSAPTAATPGTRPAAYVPVPAKPKKQMKPSEKAAIWIAAGLIAAFIAFIIFKFGG, encoded by the coding sequence ATGCAAGAACGCTACCAAATCCGCGGAAAACTCGGCCAAGGAGGTCTCGGTTCGGTTTACCGGGGCTATGACACCCGGATGAACCGGGAGGTTGCCATCAAGAGGATCTCGGCAGATGGGGATCCGGGACTGCAGAAGGAAGCCACCCAGCAACTCCAGAAAGAAGCCGGCTCCCTGGCGTCCCTCCAGCACCCCAACATCGTCACCGTGTATGATGTGGATCAGGACGCGGACGGCCCCTATGTGGTGATGGAACTCATCAGCGGAAAGACACTGGACGAGCTGGTTGAGAGCGCCCCACTCACTTTCGAGGATTTCAAGGAACTGGCAAAGCAGACCCAGGAGGGACTGATCGCCGCGCAGGAACTGGAACTGGTCCACCGGGACATCAAGCCCGGCAACCTGATGCTCAACTGGCTGCCGTCCGGGAAGTTCCAGGTGAAGATCGTGGACTTCGGGCTGGCGAAGCTGATGCCTGCCCCGACCCGGCAGGAAATCGACCAGAACGATTCCGTGATGGGTTCGATCTTCTTCATGGCCCCTGAGCAGTTCGAGCGCGCGCCGCTGGACCGCCGCGTGGACATGTATGCGATGGGGTGCGTGTATTACCACGCACTGACCGGCGAGTATCCTTTCAACGGGGAAACCGGCATGGAGGTCATGACCGCCCATCTCCACCACACGGTGGTGCCTCTCTCAGAGCTGCGGCCCGACCTTCCCACCTGGTTGTGCGACTGGGTGATGTGGCAGATGAACCGCCTGTCGGATGACCGTCCGCCGGATGCCCGCCGCTCCCTGCATGTCTTTCTCCAGAACGAGAGCGCACCGCCCCCTCCTCCACCGAAGGAGAAGCCCCCGGGGCCGCAGGCTCCCAGCGTGAAACGTCCCGGTGCCCCTGCCGCGAAGCAGATTCCCACCGGTCCCATCCAGAATACCGCCCCGGCCGCGAAGACCCAGAGCGCGCCGAGGACCCTCACTCCACCGGAAGGTTTCAAGCCGAGCGTCCATACCTCCTCCGTTTTCGTGGGAGACACCCTGGTTCCGGCTCCGGACCCCACCGTCCCACCCCGCCCCACGACTTCCATGGTGCAGGCAAAGGCGGCCTCAGCAGCCCCCACCGCCCGCATGGCCACACCGACCGCACCAACCGCGCGGCTCGCTTCCCCTGCAAAAGCCACCCCGACCGCTCCCACCGCCCGCCTTGCGACTCCCGCAAAGGTCACTCCGACCGCGCCTACAGTTCGCGGCGGCAGCGTACAACAGGCGGCTCCGGCAGCCCCGACCGTCCGTTCAGCTCCAACCGCAGCCACACCCGGCACCCGCCCGGCCGCCTATGTGCCGGTCCCGGCAAAGCCGAAGAAGCAAATGAAACCGAGCGAAAAGGCCGCCATCTGGATCGCAGCGGGACTCATCGCCGCCTTCATCGCCTTCATCATCTTCAAATTCGGAGGCTGA
- a CDS encoding cysteine desulfurase family protein gives MEAAGVIYLDANATTPLLPEVLDAMLPWLRDGFANPSGAYAGAKLARKAIDTARGQVADLLGADPEEIIFTGGGTESVNTALWSLHRLAGEGAVVVSAIEHSAVLRYVETLGREVRLAPVDAGGRVILEKFSELLDGAAFASVMAANNETGVIQPLAELVRLSKEKGVPFHSDAIQAVGKTGASLTAIGADMLSISAHKFHGPKGVGALWIRKGLRFTPLISGGGQESGRRSGTENVPGIVGMGAASVAMKRSTEDGMLGRVREIRNAFEAAVLAEVQGVTPNGARDHRLPNTCHLSFEGCEAAGLLILLDDAGVACSAGSACMTGKQKPSHVQLAMGIPEELAKSSLRISFSLLSTMEDAMTAAEALKKAVEKLRRVQGLGVGPVQVYTP, from the coding sequence ATGGAAGCTGCCGGGGTGATCTATCTGGACGCCAACGCGACGACGCCACTCCTGCCGGAAGTGCTGGACGCGATGCTGCCGTGGCTGCGCGACGGATTCGCGAATCCATCCGGCGCGTATGCCGGGGCGAAACTGGCACGGAAGGCCATCGACACGGCCCGTGGTCAGGTCGCCGATCTCCTGGGTGCGGATCCGGAGGAGATCATCTTCACCGGCGGCGGGACGGAAAGCGTGAACACCGCGCTATGGTCCCTGCACCGGTTGGCCGGGGAGGGCGCGGTGGTTGTTTCCGCCATCGAGCACAGCGCGGTGTTGCGGTATGTGGAAACACTGGGCCGTGAGGTGAGGCTGGCTCCGGTGGATGCCGGTGGACGGGTGATCCTGGAAAAATTTTCCGAGCTGCTGGATGGCGCGGCCTTTGCATCCGTGATGGCGGCCAACAACGAGACGGGGGTGATCCAGCCGCTGGCCGAACTGGTGCGGTTGTCCAAAGAGAAGGGCGTCCCATTCCACTCGGACGCCATCCAGGCGGTGGGCAAGACCGGAGCTTCACTCACCGCCATCGGTGCGGACATGCTTTCCATTTCCGCCCACAAGTTCCACGGACCGAAGGGAGTCGGTGCGCTCTGGATCAGGAAAGGGCTGAGATTCACCCCGCTGATATCCGGTGGCGGACAGGAAAGCGGCAGGCGCAGCGGGACGGAGAATGTTCCGGGGATCGTGGGCATGGGAGCCGCCTCCGTGGCGATGAAACGGTCTACGGAAGACGGAATGCTCGGACGGGTTCGGGAAATCCGGAACGCCTTTGAAGCGGCGGTGCTGGCAGAGGTCCAGGGCGTTACGCCCAATGGTGCGCGGGATCATCGCCTGCCGAACACCTGCCACCTTTCCTTCGAGGGCTGTGAAGCGGCGGGTCTGCTCATCCTGCTGGATGACGCGGGTGTTGCCTGTTCGGCGGGTTCCGCCTGTATGACCGGAAAGCAGAAGCCGTCCCATGTGCAGCTTGCGATGGGCATTCCGGAGGAACTGGCGAAGAGCAGCCTCCGCATCAGTTTTTCCCTCCTCAGTACGATGGAGGATGCCATGACGGCTGCCGAGGCACTGAAGAAAGCCGTGGAGAAACTCCGGCGCGTCCAGGGACTGGGCGTTGGCCCGGTGCAGGTCTACACGCCCTGA